TTATAATGGATTTGGATAAATAGTTTTATTAACTTATTTCAGGctatctaaaaaataaaaattttgtttgactgattcattgaaaatataattgtcaaaaatattattatttgatatattatatgaGCAAGTAAATATGGAACTATACTTTAAAAAAGACTTCATGTGTAGATAGAATTTGATTAGCAAAAGGAAACTgggataaaataagaaaaaatatatatattaattaaccctagttcatttaattaaactcccaattttttttaaattatgtcGTTTTCTTCGAGAGATTACCTTTTTCTCCAAGAAATTAGTAGCAATATTATGCCTCATGATCAACCAAATCGTCCTACTAATAATGTAGCTCCGTATCGAATGCGCATGCAAATTTTTGACACAACTGTTATAGAATTACGTGCCCAACCGATTGTTAATGAagttgttgatgatgaagaaaatTATAGTGAATTTTTGGATGAtaacgatgatgatgatgaggacgATGAGGAGGACGAAGACGTGGACGTGTCTAAATATTCTAAAACAAGAACTTATCATGTTCCAACTATGGATCTTATAAGTGGTGATCATGATATTGTTGATGAAGCATGTGCTATTTGCTTAATTGAATATAATGAAAAAGATACTATTGGTACACTTCAATGTGGCCATGAATTTCATGTTGAATGTATCAAGAAGTGGTTGATGAGAAAGAAAACATGTCCCTATTGTAGAGCTCAACTTTTGCCCTCACATGAAAAAATATCATCCTCTTAATTTGAAATgcttttatttctattttgcTTGTGATTGTGATTCGAAGAGTGAGTTAGTATTTATTTTGGAATGTATTCTGAATTTCCTTACtgaaaattctaattttaatatgaaactTACAAGGTtgtgtaagtttttttttttttaattttattttaatgtccatccaagtgactcatatatatatatatatggattatGGTACACTCTTTATCATCCTAGTAATATGATATTTGCTAATGTtttatattagtgttacatatAGTTGAACCAATGTTTTAACATATacatttgacatatttttaagAACAAAGGTCTCGGATTTAAATctattgaaaaaagaaaatctgtTTATTCGAGCACCAAATGTGAAAACCAAAAAAGAATTCAGCAGCAATTTGGAACAGGATAATGACAGATGAAGCTTCTCCttatatacaatatatgaaGATTGACTTCAAGTCAACCCTTGACTTTCATTGCCTCAATGAATTACCTCTTCATACATAAAGAAGAATCAAAGTGGTTAGTATTCAAATTCTGTCTTCATCATAAGTTAATGAATATTTTCATGTGTACATGAATATATATCAATTGATAGTGTGAACAGTGTTTATATATACCTACTacctattttttctttaataccAACTATACTAGGAATATACAAAGGCGGAGTCAGGATTTTTTGTGTATCAGCCTTCCCGGAAGGGATGGAGGTATGTTAGAGTCTGATTTATCTGGGATATGAGTTGTAGTCTCTTGGTCTTGAACACTCTTCACCTCATAATTTAGCTCTTAGGCTTGAATTGAATTCAATATCTTTTACTTAGATGAGCCTCTCATTGTTGCTTTTGTTTTTCTGTATCTTTTCCTTCTGTTGTTTCGCAGACATACTTACCATGGAAATCGTTGGTGCAGTAGTTAGCATGATGCAATGTTTTTGTGGAGAGACTTGTTCTCGTCAATCCGTTTCTGAAACATGTACATACCTGAGAAGGCCTAGTGCATTAGCAGATAGACTTAATGAAAACATGGAATTGCTTAAAGCTCGGGAGGAGGATATAAAAAGGAAGTTACATGTGGAAAATGTATGGCGCGGTATGGAGCCAAAGGCTGAGGTAAACATGTGGCTTATCAATGTAAGAAATATTACAAGTAGTATTGCCAGGATGCAAGAGAAACTTACTGCAGACAAGAGGTGTTTATACAGATGTTTGCCAAATTATATGTCTCGAGTTAAGCAGGGGAAATGCatcaacaagaaaattaaagaagtcGACAGGCCCCTGGGGCAGATCATATTTCCAGAGATATGATGCCTCGGAGGGAAAAGATATTGCCAGCATCCTCATTAGTAGGAGAATCTGCTCAAAGAAGTTTGGAGGCTGTATGCGAGtatttgaatgatgaacattcTGGGATAATTGGTATTTATGGAATCGGGGGTGTGGGTAAGACATCCATCCTCATAGAAATCAATAATCGTCTTTTGAGATAGAGCACAAAATTTGATAATGTCATTTGGGTCACAGCATCCAACGATTCAACAGTGCAGAAATTGCAGAAGGATATTGCTAGAGCAATAGGTTTATGAAATGAGAAGAGCAGCTCAATTACTTGAAGCATTGATGCGAAGAAGtagatttgttttaattatagATGATTTGTGGGAAACATTTCCTTTGGAGGTTATAGGAATCCCATATCCATATTACGAATGTGACTTCAAGTTGATAATGACTACTAGATCCATGATAATTTGTCGTGGCATGGAATCAGTGAGGGAAGTTGAAGTTAGTGTTCTTTCAGAGGAAGAAGCATGGAACCTCTTTAAACAAAAGGTCGGTGAGGAGGTGCTAGCATCTCCAACATTACAAGCTGTTGCCAAGGATGTGTTGAAGGAGTGTGGAGATCTCCCACTAGCTGTTGTAACAGTTGGTCAGGCTTTAAGAAGAGAAAATGATCTGAGGCAATGGAAAAATGCATTAAGCCAGCTGAAAAGTGCAACGGGAAGAATAGAAGGCATGGAGAATCGAGTCTTTGCACGTCTGAGATTTAGCTGTGAAAGACTGAAGGACAATGTGACTCGTTCATGTTTTCTTTATTGCACATTGTACCCAGAGGATCATCATATCGAGACCGAAGTACTGTACATGGGAAGGATGATATTAGATGAACTGGAACATGTGTGCCTTCTAGAGATCATTGGATGTCAAGAAGGTAGTTTGAATGAATATGTCAAGATGCATGACCTCATTAGGGATATGGCGATAGCTGTTACAAGAGAGAGTCCACTCTTTATGATCCGAGCAGGACATGAGATGCGTATCCCACCAGTTGAGAGTGAATGGCTCGAAGGCCTTAAAAGCATCTCGTTAATGAGAAATGATTTGAACTCTTTGATTTTGGAACCGAGATGTCCTCAGCTAACCACCTTGCTATTGCAGTATAATTCATTGTCCAAGGGTGTACATCCTTCTTTCTTTAACCATCTAAAAAGTCTCAAAGTTCTGGACTTATCTTACACGGGCGTCTTTGGGTTGCCTGATTCACTTTCTAATCTCGAAAACCTTCATGCTTTGCTTCTACGTAGTTGTTGGAACTTGTATCACCTGCCAACAATGGAAAGGCTGAAGGAGCTGAGGGTTTTATATCTCTCTGCTACACCAATTGAGTGTGCGTCCCCGGGGATGGAAATGTTACTCAATTTGAAGCATCTGGATCTCTCCCTCACTACATTTCGTGAATTTGATATTCAAATTTTAGGAACATACAGATTTCTGGAGATTCTCTTAACTATTGGCCTAAGGCAACCTCTAACGCTCGGTCCAGATTTTGTTAAGGTGTTGAATGTTATTGCTTGTGATAATCTCATGACTCTGCTACCTCTTGAGTTAGTGCAGCATCTCAAAACCCTCAGCTCGAGTTGGAAAACTGTTTGATGCTAGAGGAGATCATAGTCACTGAAgtggaaaatgaagagatcaTTCAAGAGAACAACGGTGAAGTGGTCCTCCCAAGTTTGCAAAAATTAAGATTAGTTTTTATACCAAGACTGAGAGGCATATGCAGAGGTCCAATGATTTGTGATTCGTTAATGACTATAGAAGTCGTAGATTGTCCAGAGCTGAAAATACTTCCCTTCTTTTTGGAAATAAGGCACTAGCTGACTCTCTCAAACTGATAAAAGGAAGCAGAGGATGGTGGCAGACGTTAAAGAGGAAGCATCCTACCGCGACATCCCTTCTAGCTCCACTCCTCAGACCCGAAAGGGAGTATTCTTCTGCTGCTGATGAATGTAGTCACAGTGGCAGCTCTTAAAGACTTTTTAAATTGTTAACTAATCAACATTGATTTGAAATCACAACTTTGGATTTTTCAGACCATATGTTTTTCTTTAACAATAAAGAGAATAGATGTAGAGAGTTAATTGAGTAGGCAAAATATCTGATAAATCGTATTATACACAATGGCTATTTTTGGCGGTAATACCAAAATAGGCATAGTAATAGAAAGATTTATCTCTTGTTTTGATAACAGTTTTATGGTCCTGACTTATTTCCTACTGCAGTGTGATGGTCTCGAGTTTGGGCCTTTGGCAAAATATGACTTTGTTTCCTTCTCATAATCATGCATTTTCTCTATCTTTTAGTTATAGAGCAGAACTGCCTATATTACtcagattcttcaaaaatgttgaCAGGAAATTCTCCAAAGGTAGAGAATTTCTGGAATCCAGCATGGGCGCGGCAACAGTTTAGGATAGTATGAGCAACATCAAGTAATACAGCCTATATCGTATTGAACTGTACTGTGTTGTTTAACAGTTCATGAATGAGACACAGTAGTTATTCTTTGTGTCATTCTCTTGTTTAACAGACTTAAACTACAGATTCTCATATTGGATCCAActagtttttcctttttatttgggTGGAAGTGGAGGTCGGGCTCTATGGAACTCGAAGCTGAAGCCCTATAGTCTATAGTAGGTGTGACTCATGAGTTGAAAATCCTGCATCCCGTTTGTCTTTGCTGTACAGTGGCTGCTTTGCGGATAAGAACATGAAGTATAACCAAATACGAGTGTTGGATTGCGAAAAACTATCTAGTCTGTGAAAGTATCAGCAAAGATTCTTGCTGGGGAGTACTATATGAAATTGTCATATGAAATCACTATATGAAACTGTCATATGAAATAGCTTATatggtttaaattttttttagcttacaCAAAATCATAGTTTGTTTGTTGTATGCACAGTTCTTACTCATGAATCAGTCCAAATTAATAGACtttattttcatgtatatttAATCATCATTTCAGGAAGGAAATCAGTAAAAAATACCTTTTCTCCAAGTCCACACCTTCTTCGGATGCCAGTGTCTCGATTGATCAGCTCCAATTTGGTTTTAACTCCAGCGGAATGCAAAGGTAGAGCTTCAATCATCGCTATACCTATGGCTCGAGAGACCACTTCTAGACCTTTATCAGGTTTTGCTGGAACATGCTCTATCCTGCACACTGGATGCCCTGAAATTGAGGCAGTATTTGCCCAGCTCCCGCGTGATGGTGTCTCAAACCTTACTGATCGCGGGAGCTGCAGCATATAgataaaaaagtacttttttcaCTTGCATTGTTGTACTTCATATTAAGTAGCAGCAACTTTTGCAGTCCTGTTTTCAATTTCAGCTGCAACATTTTGTTCTCTTTATTTATAAGCAAGCAGATTCATCAAGTTTAAGCCTGAACCAGTGAAAGAATGACAATGTTGTCTTCGACACCAAGGTGAGGATGAGCACCATCATGCTACTGATCATGAGCAACATATATATGTAATCGTCGTGATCCTGAAATATGTTCACAATGATATTGAAGTTTGCAGTACGTTCAATGGATTCAAGAGTCATTATTTGTTCGCGTGATCATTCACATATATAGATTTTGCACCATAGCAACAATTATATTGATTGTAGTACAGTTTTCTTTTTGTCCTTGATCCTATGATCAATTACAGGATGTCATACTATCTCATTTTTTATTCTACCCTAtttctgaagaaaaaaaatgagtgaCTTAACTTCTGGTGGTGGTGGGACCTGTTAGCATAATGCACACGAAAACGTGAGAATTCGACTTCTCTTGCACATTTGCAGGACACAGATTCTAACATTAGTTCTAGGTGTTGTTGAGCTTTATATATCTTTTAGACACGGCTTGTTATACATATAATTGAACTTCCTTTGTCAATGCTTCAAGAATTCTAGTATATCATGCATATGAAATAGAGGTAGTTTTATAAattctagtatatatatatttgtttatttatttgaattccCAGAATGCAAAATTAGACATTGACTCAATGATTTAGGGGTTTAAAATGATGTTCTCTTAatgaaaattctgaaattgTTACTGtgattttaaaaatgtaatataTAAAGACCACCTTAACTTCTATTGGCTTTGTTTATCGGATTATATTGCGTATGTTGCTGTTGTAACgatgaaaaaggaaaagaattaaataaaattaaagccACTGTCACGATTAAAGTATGCAAAGACTAATGAGACCTGGTTGATCACAATAAACGGTGTTACAGTTTTTGCCTGCCCTCTCAGTGACTTTTAAAAAGTAGAAAAACCAACTATCTTGCGATGAAATACGATTGTGATGAagtagtaaatatttttttaattagaagtTTTAAATATGAGTTTCTTTGTATACGAAGTCGTCTTTTTAAAGGAACACTTCAAAAATTGATATGAGACTTTTCGACACGAATCTATATTTAATCTGACTTTAATATAGATACCGAAGACACCGAGTGGCCAATCAGGAAACAGAAGGTATTTATTAGTATTAAACGAAACTAAAAAGAAATGCAAGAAATGTACATTCCCCATGTCATGCACATTTTTCCTTCTAACTTTGTTATTTCCGCCACTCCTTTCCTTGGGGTGTTGTTTGGTTCCAACAGAAATTCTCACATCATTTAatattaaatcttaaaaaatgatttgaaaaataaataattaatataggataaaacatttaaaaataaacttgtcttttgatatgttcattaaaagaaattgtaaaattgaaaatctattttttaaagagtggacaagtaaaagtggatggaattttctttgaaaaaataagtaatttctGGTGTTTGACATCAACAACCAGAAGGTCCATTGAAAATAACGTTTCTATCTTTAGACTTTTATTTTAAGACTGCATACACAACATCATTATCATACATCACATGAAGTGGTGGTGGTGAAATCTCGCGTGTTGGAAGACGAAAAAGAGCTGAATATCACTTGTGAAAGTTGTTTTTTCTACTCATGATTAAGGAACTTTTGTTTTCCCAAAAAAGATAGTACACCCtctattcctttttaattgtcatgattttcttttttaagagTTAAACTATAAGAATATTAACTAACATTTTACAATGtacataataatatgaaaaatatttgcaatttatagtacttttcatatagttcttaagtatcaaaattttaactttcGAAAAACGCAACATTACAACTAAAAGGaaaccaaacatgaaaattaTCAAGAACATTGTCATAAACACCCTTAATGTACCTCAAATGTGTGGTGTGCCTAGAAATAGAAAAAGAGAGAGGAGGAGGCAGTTTGAAAACCACTTTAAGATGACAAGAAACATGCAAGATGTGACACTCTTTGTTTGACAATATTGGAGGTAGAGCTAGAGGGGGTTTCattcttgtttttcttcatatttttttttttataaatttgtaaGAGTGAAAGTGAGATGGCAAAGGGGGGAAGCATGAAGGGACACATGCAGAGTCACAGCAGAGGAAGAACAACATATGCAGTGTTATTGCTTCTTGCTTTTGGGGTTGCAATATTTGGAGTCATCATTTTACACAAGCTCAGAGAAAGGCGCATATTCAACCTCCTTGTTAAAGATAAACAAATTGAACTCATCCATCTTAAACTCCTCTTGCAGG
This portion of the Solanum pennellii chromosome 12, SPENNV200 genome encodes:
- the LOC114075203 gene encoding RING-H2 finger protein ATL79-like; translated protein: MSFSSRDYLFLQEISSNIMPHDQPNRPTNNVAPYRMRMQIFDTTVIELRAQPIVNEVVDDEENYSEFLDDNDDDDEDDEEDEDVDVSKYSKTRTYHVPTMDLISGDHDIVDEACAICLIEYNEKDTIGTLQCGHEFHVECIKKWLMRKKTCPYCRAQLLPSHEKISSS
- the LOC114075125 gene encoding LOW QUALITY PROTEIN: probable disease resistance protein At4g14610 (The sequence of the model RefSeq protein was modified relative to this genomic sequence to represent the inferred CDS: inserted 2 bases in 1 codon; substituted 1 base at 1 genomic stop codon) yields the protein MMPRREKILPASSLVGESAQRSLEAVCEYLNDEHSGIIGIYGIGGVGKTSILIEINNRLLRXSTKFDNVIWVTASNDSTVQKLQKDIARAIGLXEMRRAAQLLEALMRRSRFVLIIDDLWETFPLEVIGIPYPYYECDFKLIMTTRSMIICRGMESVREVEVSVLSEEEAWNLFKQKVGEEVLASPTLQAVAKDVLKECGDLPLAVVTVGQALRRENDLRQWKNALSQLKSATGRIEGMENRVFARLRFSCERLKDNVTRSCFLYCTLYPEDHHIETEVLYMGRMILDELEHVCLLEIIGCQEGSLNEYVKMHDLIRDMAIAVTRESPLFMIRAGHEMRIPPVESEWLEGLKSISLMRNDLNSLILEPRCPQLTTLLLQYNSLSKGVHPSFFNHLKSLKVLDLSYTGVFGLPDSLSNLENLHALLLRSCWNLYHLPTMERLKELRVLYLSATPIECASPGMEMLLNLKHLDLSLTTFREFDIQILGTYRFLEILLTIGLRQPLTLGPDFVKVLNVIACDNLMTLLPLELVQHLKTLSSSWKTV